A region from the Candidatus Thermoplasmatota archaeon genome encodes:
- a CDS encoding class I SAM-dependent methyltransferase, giving the protein MEKKPSCSCTEPSSLKASTRKKYDDQWSDQSEKAASDRRKALSMVADPLLSMVHPLTNKVVADLGIGTGSLAFRALELCPPKTMIGLDFSSAGLFVSRGISRHSKFRDMDVELVRADLERIPLASKSVDVVLSQATINLLPDKVTAMREIARIAKPGARIAISDAFKTNVCSNQGSWEQCIAGAVTVNEFSTLALDAGLIISGQVDLTQQVRMLVSAKRWDWPEFLEHNMDYRGFLLLRT; this is encoded by the coding sequence TTGGAGAAGAAACCAAGCTGCTCGTGCACTGAGCCGAGCTCGCTCAAGGCGAGCACGAGAAAGAAGTACGACGATCAGTGGAGCGACCAGAGCGAGAAGGCCGCCTCCGACAGACGCAAGGCGCTGTCCATGGTCGCCGACCCGCTGCTATCCATGGTGCATCCGCTCACGAACAAAGTGGTTGCGGACTTGGGCATCGGGACCGGAAGCCTCGCTTTCAGGGCGCTCGAGCTCTGTCCTCCGAAGACGATGATAGGACTTGATTTTTCATCCGCTGGTCTCTTCGTGTCACGAGGGATATCGAGGCACTCGAAGTTCAGGGACATGGATGTGGAACTGGTCCGGGCCGACCTCGAACGCATACCCCTAGCCAGCAAATCGGTAGATGTTGTGCTGAGCCAGGCAACCATCAATCTGCTGCCCGACAAGGTCACCGCGATGAGGGAGATAGCGCGCATAGCCAAGCCTGGTGCCAGGATCGCTATCTCTGACGCCTTCAAGACCAACGTGTGCTCGAACCAGGGTTCATGGGAACAGTGCATCGCCGGAGCCGTGACGGTGAATGAATTCTCGACGCTCGCTTTGGATGCGGGGCTCATCATCTCCGGTCAAGTAGATCTTACACAGCAGGTCCGGATGCTCGTGAGCGCCAAGCGTTGGGATTGGCCCGAATTCTTGGAGCACAACATGGACTACAGAGGCTTCCTGTTGTTGAGAACCTAG